One part of the Bradyrhizobium sp. CB1650 genome encodes these proteins:
- a CDS encoding cystathionine gamma-synthase family protein, translating to MVKPFPSKTHIGNHMLHPETLMLTYGYDPQLSEGAIKPPVFLTSTFVFRTAEDGEDFFDFVSGRREPPEGMGAGLVYSRFNHPNSEIVEDRLAVYERAESCALFSSGMSAIATTILAFVRPGDVILHSQPLYGGTETLLANTLARFSISAVGFADGIDETAVRQAAEAATRKGRIAMILIETPANPTNGLVDIAMIRRVADAIGQSQGHVPIIACDNTLLGPVFQRPIEHGADLSLYSLTKYVGGHSDLIAGAALGAKTIMKDIKALRGAIGTQLDPHSCWMISRSLETLSIRMEKADSNAHLVADYLRDHAKVAKVHYLGHHEATSESGRVFARQCLGAGSTFSFDIVGGQPAAVKFLNALQIFKLAVSLGGTESLASLPATMTHSGVPADIRRKIGVLDSTIRLSIGIENPTDLIADLAQALSAA from the coding sequence ATGGTAAAACCGTTTCCGTCGAAGACCCACATCGGCAACCATATGCTGCATCCCGAAACGCTGATGCTGACCTACGGCTACGATCCGCAACTCTCGGAAGGTGCGATCAAGCCACCGGTCTTCCTGACCTCGACCTTCGTGTTCAGGACCGCCGAGGATGGAGAGGACTTTTTCGATTTCGTCTCCGGCCGGCGCGAGCCGCCGGAGGGGATGGGCGCCGGCCTCGTCTATTCGCGCTTCAATCACCCCAACAGCGAAATCGTCGAGGACAGGCTCGCGGTCTACGAGCGCGCCGAGAGCTGCGCGCTGTTCTCGTCCGGCATGTCGGCAATTGCGACGACGATCCTCGCCTTCGTCCGGCCGGGCGACGTCATCCTGCACTCCCAGCCGCTTTACGGCGGGACGGAAACCCTGCTGGCCAACACGCTTGCGCGTTTCTCGATCAGCGCGGTCGGCTTTGCCGACGGCATTGACGAAACCGCGGTGAGGCAGGCCGCAGAGGCAGCGACGCGCAAGGGCCGGATTGCGATGATCCTCATCGAGACCCCGGCCAACCCGACCAACGGCCTCGTCGATATCGCCATGATCCGCCGCGTCGCCGACGCGATCGGCCAGTCCCAGGGACACGTGCCCATCATCGCTTGCGACAATACCTTGCTGGGGCCGGTGTTTCAGCGACCGATCGAGCACGGCGCGGATCTTTCGCTGTACTCCCTGACCAAATATGTCGGCGGTCATTCCGACCTCATCGCGGGTGCCGCGCTCGGTGCAAAGACGATCATGAAGGACATCAAGGCGCTGCGCGGCGCCATCGGCACCCAGCTTGATCCGCATTCCTGCTGGATGATCAGCCGGTCGCTCGAGACCTTGAGCATCCGGATGGAGAAAGCCGACAGCAATGCGCATCTCGTGGCGGATTACCTGCGCGACCATGCCAAGGTGGCGAAGGTCCACTATCTCGGTCATCACGAGGCCACCTCGGAGTCCGGACGTGTCTTCGCAAGACAGTGTCTCGGGGCTGGATCGACGTTCTCATTCGACATCGTCGGCGGCCAACCGGCGGCGGTGAAATTCCTGAACGCGCTGCAAATCTTCAAGCTGGCGGTGAGCCTCGGCGGAACCGAGTCGCTTGCCAGCCTCCCTGCAACCATGACCCATTCCGGCGTTCCGGCCGACATCCGCCGGAAAATCGGCGTTCTCGATTCCACGATCCGGCTATCGATCGGTATCGAAAACCCCACGGATCTGATCGCGGACCTGGCGCAGGCGTTGAGCGCGGCATAA
- a CDS encoding CHRD domain-containing protein, whose protein sequence is MNKTVIAVLALGAVAFASPASAEKLKATLSGKSEVPATTSSGTGTADLDYDAASKKLSWKVTYSGLSGPATAAHFHGPAETGKNAGVAVAIPNATSSPVEGSATLTDAQAADLLAGKYYVNIHTAANPGGEIRGQVTK, encoded by the coding sequence ATGAACAAGACCGTCATCGCCGTGTTAGCGCTGGGCGCCGTTGCTTTCGCGAGCCCGGCCAGCGCCGAAAAGCTGAAAGCAACGCTGAGCGGCAAGTCCGAGGTGCCGGCCACGACCAGCAGCGGCACCGGCACCGCCGATCTGGACTACGACGCCGCCAGCAAGAAGCTGTCCTGGAAGGTCACCTATTCCGGCCTCTCCGGCCCCGCTACCGCCGCCCATTTCCATGGCCCCGCCGAGACCGGCAAGAACGCCGGCGTCGCGGTCGCGATTCCGAACGCAACGTCGAGCCCGGTCGAAGGAAGCGCGACGCTCACCGACGCGCAGGCCGCTGATCTGCTCGCCGGCAAGTACTACGTCAACATTCACACCGCCGCCAATCCGGGCGGCGAGATCCGCGGACAGGTGACGAAATAA
- a CDS encoding cytochrome c, with amino-acid sequence MLQRTISVALLAVIAAAGVYWWLSAPAVGLATTGAAHTPNLANGEEMFNAGGCASCHAVPDQPDRTRLGGGVAIKSPFGTFYAPNISPDPNDGIGRWSEAAFVNAVTKGVSPAGQHYFPAFPYTSYQHARREDVLDLFAYLNTLPRVAGKVRDHDVRFPFDIRRNVGIWKLLFMDGKPFAPDSGRSEQWNRGAYLANSFGHCAECHSPRNVLGGIIGAERFAGGPNPEGEGWIPNITQKHLGDWSAKDFAYFLKTGELPDGDSAGGAMKRVIKNTSLLSEQDLAAMAEYVKSLPPVDGPTPPKRKEGGS; translated from the coding sequence ATGTTGCAACGAACAATTTCCGTGGCGCTGCTCGCAGTGATTGCCGCAGCAGGCGTCTACTGGTGGCTCAGCGCGCCGGCCGTCGGCCTTGCCACCACCGGAGCTGCCCACACGCCGAATCTTGCGAATGGCGAGGAGATGTTCAACGCCGGCGGCTGTGCTTCATGTCATGCCGTGCCCGACCAGCCCGACCGCACCCGGCTCGGCGGCGGCGTCGCGATCAAGTCGCCGTTCGGGACGTTCTACGCGCCCAACATCTCGCCCGACCCGAACGATGGCATCGGACGATGGAGCGAAGCCGCATTCGTCAACGCGGTAACGAAAGGGGTCTCGCCGGCCGGGCAGCACTATTTCCCGGCCTTTCCGTACACCTCCTATCAACATGCGAGGCGCGAGGACGTGCTCGATCTCTTTGCCTATCTGAATACGCTTCCCAGGGTTGCGGGCAAGGTTCGCGATCACGACGTGCGCTTTCCCTTCGACATCCGGCGCAATGTCGGCATCTGGAAGCTCCTGTTCATGGACGGCAAGCCATTCGCTCCTGACAGTGGGCGATCGGAGCAATGGAATCGCGGCGCCTATCTCGCGAACAGCTTTGGGCATTGCGCGGAATGCCACAGCCCGCGCAATGTTCTCGGCGGGATCATCGGCGCTGAGCGCTTCGCGGGCGGCCCAAATCCGGAAGGCGAGGGCTGGATCCCCAACATCACCCAGAAGCATCTTGGTGACTGGAGCGCGAAGGATTTCGCCTACTTCCTGAAGACCGGCGAACTGCCCGACGGCGACAGCGCCGGCGGCGCGATGAAGCGGGTGATCAAGAACACATCGCTATTGTCGGAGCAGGACCTCGCGGCGATGGCCGAGTACGTCAAGTCGTTACCGCCGGTCGACGGGCCGACGCCGCCGAAACGGAAAGAGGGCGGCTCGTAG
- a CDS encoding Lrp/AsnC ligand binding domain-containing protein, whose product MVPFFVQIKCKLGQSYTVANALAEAEIASEIYSTAGDYDLLVKFYVDKDTDIGHFINEKVQILPGIQDTHTIITFKAFGSS is encoded by the coding sequence ATGGTTCCTTTTTTCGTCCAGATCAAATGCAAGCTCGGCCAGTCCTACACGGTCGCCAACGCGCTCGCCGAAGCCGAGATCGCCTCCGAGATCTACTCCACGGCCGGCGACTACGACCTCCTGGTGAAGTTCTACGTCGACAAGGACACCGACATCGGCCACTTCATCAACGAGAAGGTGCAGATCCTGCCGGGCATCCAGGACACCCACACCATCATCACCTTCAAGGCGTTCGGGAGCAGCTAG
- the thiD gene encoding bifunctional hydroxymethylpyrimidine kinase/phosphomethylpyrimidine kinase, translating to MTTPVALTIAGSDSSGGAGIQADLKTFAALGVYGASAITALTAQNTKGVTGIHAVPAEFVTAQIDAVFSDLDVGAVKIGMVAQALSIDAIAAALSRWVPRHVVLDPVMVATSGDRLLAAEAVEALRTKLIPLASLLTPNLPEAAALLDEPVASSEADIEAQGRRLMALGCSAVLIKGGHGEGAESIDYLVDSENTIALAAPRIATGNTHGTGCSLSSAVAAGLAKGEDLAQAVRNAKTWISAAIAAADRFTVGHGHGPIHHFHRFY from the coding sequence ATGACGACGCCCGTGGCGCTCACCATCGCCGGCTCCGATTCGAGCGGCGGCGCCGGCATTCAGGCGGACCTGAAGACCTTTGCCGCGCTCGGGGTCTATGGCGCGTCCGCCATCACGGCGTTGACGGCACAGAACACCAAGGGGGTCACCGGCATCCATGCGGTGCCCGCCGAGTTCGTCACCGCGCAGATCGATGCCGTGTTCTCCGATCTCGACGTCGGCGCGGTGAAGATCGGCATGGTGGCGCAGGCCCTGAGCATCGATGCGATTGCGGCCGCGCTTTCGCGTTGGGTGCCCCGCCACGTGGTGCTCGATCCCGTGATGGTCGCAACCTCCGGCGACCGCCTGCTCGCCGCGGAGGCCGTCGAAGCCCTGCGCACCAAGCTGATCCCGCTCGCCTCGCTGCTCACCCCCAACCTGCCGGAGGCCGCAGCTCTCCTGGACGAGCCGGTCGCTTCAAGCGAGGCCGACATCGAGGCCCAGGGGCGCCGTCTGATGGCGCTCGGCTGCAGTGCGGTGCTGATCAAGGGCGGGCACGGCGAGGGCGCCGAGAGCATCGACTATCTCGTCGATTCGGAAAACACGATCGCGCTCGCCGCGCCCCGCATTGCTACTGGCAATACCCATGGCACCGGTTGCTCGTTGTCCTCCGCCGTCGCGGCGGGTCTTGCCAAAGGCGAGGACCTCGCGCAGGCCGTGCGCAATGCCAAGACCTGGATCAGCGCGGCGATTGCAGCGGCCGACCGCTTCACCGTCGGCCACGGCCACGGCCCGATCCACCATTTCCACAGGTTCTACTGA
- a CDS encoding UDP-2,3-diacylglucosamine diphosphatase gives MGSYDVSDESPERRFRTLFISDVHLGARGSQADLLLDFLRYHDADTIYLVGDIVDGWALKSSWHWPQSHNDLVQKLLRKARKGAKVIYIPGNHDEFLRKYYGTHFGGIDVVENTVHTGADGKRYLVIHGDIFDLVVQNARWLAHLGDMAYDFAIQMNRFVNFFRRMLGVPYWSLSQWAKQKVKKAVNYIGAFEQALAAEARRHDADGVICGHIHYAVIRDEAGIRYMNCGDWVESCTAIAEHDDGHFEIITWADQLQKAAPVAQVAARAA, from the coding sequence ATGGGAAGTTACGATGTGAGTGACGAGAGCCCGGAGCGGCGCTTTCGCACGTTGTTCATCTCCGACGTCCATCTCGGAGCCCGCGGCTCGCAAGCCGACCTTCTGCTGGACTTCCTGCGCTACCACGATGCCGATACGATCTACCTCGTCGGCGACATCGTCGACGGCTGGGCGCTGAAATCGAGCTGGCACTGGCCGCAATCGCATAACGACCTCGTCCAGAAGCTGCTGCGCAAGGCGCGCAAGGGCGCCAAGGTCATCTACATCCCGGGCAATCACGACGAGTTCCTGCGGAAGTATTACGGCACGCATTTCGGCGGCATCGATGTCGTCGAAAACACCGTCCACACCGGCGCCGACGGCAAGCGCTATCTCGTCATCCACGGCGACATCTTCGATCTCGTGGTGCAGAACGCGCGCTGGCTCGCCCATCTCGGCGACATGGCCTACGACTTCGCGATCCAGATGAATCGCTTCGTCAACTTCTTCCGCCGCATGCTCGGCGTGCCCTACTGGTCGCTGTCGCAATGGGCGAAGCAAAAGGTCAAGAAGGCCGTCAATTACATCGGCGCGTTCGAGCAGGCGCTCGCGGCCGAAGCGCGGCGGCACGACGCCGACGGCGTGATCTGCGGCCACATCCACTATGCCGTGATCCGCGACGAGGCCGGCATCCGCTACATGAACTGCGGTGACTGGGTGGAGAGCTGCACCGCGATTGCGGAGCATGACGACGGCCATTTCGAGATCATCACCTGGGCCGATCAGTTGCAAAAGGCGGCACCTGTCGCACAGGTCGCAGCAAGGGCCGCGTAA
- a CDS encoding threonine/serine dehydratase has translation MTEQPLPVGPADIDAAARVIAPFAIRTPLLSFPVLNERVGAKVFLKPEMLQRTGSFKFRGAFNKVFSIPQDKRSGGVVAFSSGNHAQGVAAAAKILDMQATIVMPSDAPLSKRERTKSYGAEVVLYDRDRDDREAISRGIAEKRGATLVKPYDDPFVIAGQGTAGREIAEDMASLGIAPDIVVAPASGGGLIAGVATAVKARYPQAQVVVAEPEAFDDHTRSLAVGHREPHPPAGRTICDALMALMPGEMTFAINSKLLARGVTASDAEVGAAVAFAYRELKLVVEPGGAVGLAALLAGRLDIAGKNVVIVLSGGNVDADLFAELVA, from the coding sequence ATGACGGAACAGCCTCTCCCGGTCGGCCCTGCCGACATCGATGCCGCAGCGCGCGTGATCGCGCCCTTCGCCATCCGTACCCCGCTGCTGTCCTTTCCCGTGCTCAATGAGCGCGTCGGCGCAAAGGTCTTCCTGAAGCCGGAGATGCTCCAGCGTACCGGCTCCTTCAAGTTCCGCGGCGCCTTCAACAAGGTGTTTTCGATCCCGCAGGATAAGCGCTCCGGCGGCGTCGTCGCCTTCTCGTCCGGGAACCACGCCCAGGGCGTGGCGGCCGCCGCAAAGATCCTCGACATGCAGGCGACCATCGTGATGCCGTCGGACGCGCCGCTGTCCAAGCGCGAGCGCACCAAATCCTACGGCGCCGAGGTGGTGCTGTACGATCGCGACCGCGACGATCGCGAGGCGATCTCGCGCGGCATCGCCGAGAAGCGCGGTGCGACGCTGGTCAAGCCCTATGACGATCCCTTCGTGATCGCAGGACAGGGCACCGCCGGCCGTGAGATTGCCGAGGACATGGCGAGCCTCGGCATCGCGCCCGACATCGTCGTCGCGCCGGCTTCCGGCGGCGGCTTGATCGCGGGCGTCGCGACCGCGGTGAAGGCACGCTACCCGCAGGCCCAGGTCGTCGTGGCCGAGCCCGAGGCGTTCGACGATCACACCCGATCGCTCGCCGTCGGCCATCGCGAGCCGCATCCGCCCGCGGGCCGCACCATCTGTGACGCGCTGATGGCCTTGATGCCGGGCGAGATGACCTTTGCGATCAACAGCAAGCTGCTGGCGCGCGGCGTCACCGCGTCGGATGCCGAAGTCGGCGCGGCCGTGGCGTTCGCCTATCGCGAGCTGAAGCTCGTGGTCGAGCCGGGGGGCGCCGTCGGCCTCGCTGCGCTGCTCGCCGGGCGTCTCGATATCGCCGGCAAGAACGTCGTCATCGTGCTCTCGGGTGGCAATGTCGATGCCGACCTGTTCGCCGAGCTCGTCGCCTGA
- a CDS encoding Na/Pi symporter — MSTAIAILGGVGLFLLGMTVMTEGLKALVGSALRAVLSKAASTPLLGSFWGAMVTLLVQSSSATTMTTIGLVSAGLLTFQQGLGLVFGANIGTTGTGWLVALIGVRVSLTAAALPMIFVGALTKLLGRGRISGVGAALAGFGLVLFGLTTLQQGMGGLAERLHPADLPAVLGSPGTPWWLGIFGVLALVVIGLIMTALMQSSTAAIAVTLSGNFAGAIGLDQACALIIGQNIGTAASSALAAIGASTTARRLVIAHVLFKLVAALIALIAFPVVTPMLLRASSTIDGVTLLAGYHTAFNVAGVVVLLPLINWFTRLLEWILPERGSPLTRCLDPSVLATPILAVEAVRRTIARVLVTVCGSVEARLAGRAGPMRLGKNTVSVQEAADALRQARIFLSDTTGPPDIDDEQRHLTNTLHALDRATRLTDLVNEGINFSSVADGPEDVRAGELCAEVMRSAAAIARGVAAPPRVAGSPPASHADAMAGPRANPPDEAIAELARCTTELDEVLRRHRSATVGAVAGGTLTADAALLRVETVRNLEALSQHAWRAALHLVGRG; from the coding sequence ATGTCTACGGCGATCGCGATACTCGGCGGCGTAGGTCTGTTCCTGCTTGGCATGACCGTGATGACGGAAGGCCTGAAGGCGCTGGTCGGCTCCGCGCTGCGCGCGGTGCTGAGCAAGGCGGCCTCGACGCCGCTGCTTGGCTCGTTTTGGGGCGCCATGGTCACGCTGCTGGTGCAATCCTCCAGCGCCACGACCATGACGACGATCGGTCTCGTCAGCGCCGGCTTGCTGACGTTCCAGCAAGGGTTGGGCCTCGTCTTCGGCGCGAATATCGGCACCACTGGCACGGGCTGGCTGGTCGCGCTGATCGGCGTCCGTGTCTCGCTGACGGCCGCAGCGCTGCCGATGATCTTCGTTGGTGCGTTGACGAAGCTTCTCGGCCGGGGACGAATCTCCGGGGTCGGCGCCGCGCTCGCAGGGTTCGGGCTTGTGCTGTTTGGCCTGACGACCCTGCAGCAAGGCATGGGTGGGCTGGCGGAACGATTGCACCCGGCGGACCTGCCTGCCGTTCTCGGCAGCCCCGGGACTCCATGGTGGCTGGGCATATTCGGCGTCCTGGCGCTGGTCGTGATCGGACTGATCATGACCGCGCTGATGCAATCGTCGACGGCCGCCATCGCGGTGACCTTGTCCGGCAATTTCGCCGGCGCCATCGGGCTGGACCAGGCCTGCGCGTTGATCATCGGCCAGAACATCGGCACGGCCGCGAGTTCGGCCCTGGCTGCGATCGGCGCGAGCACCACCGCCAGGCGGCTGGTCATCGCCCATGTGCTTTTCAAGCTGGTCGCCGCACTCATCGCGCTGATAGCCTTTCCCGTCGTTACGCCCATGCTCCTGCGTGCCTCGAGCACGATCGATGGCGTCACGCTGCTGGCCGGATACCACACGGCGTTCAATGTTGCCGGCGTGGTGGTCCTGCTGCCGCTGATCAACTGGTTCACGCGACTGCTCGAGTGGATTCTGCCCGAGCGTGGCTCGCCGCTGACGCGGTGTCTCGATCCGTCGGTACTCGCTACGCCTATTCTGGCTGTCGAAGCGGTGCGGCGAACGATCGCGCGCGTGCTCGTGACGGTGTGCGGGTCGGTCGAGGCGCGACTGGCCGGCCGCGCCGGGCCCATGCGCCTGGGGAAGAACACCGTATCCGTGCAGGAGGCGGCCGATGCCCTGCGCCAGGCACGAATATTCCTGTCGGATACGACCGGACCGCCTGACATCGACGACGAGCAACGGCATCTCACGAACACACTGCACGCACTCGACCGCGCGACTCGGCTGACGGACCTGGTGAATGAAGGAATCAATTTCAGTTCGGTGGCGGATGGACCGGAGGACGTCCGTGCCGGAGAGCTCTGCGCAGAAGTGATGCGAAGCGCGGCCGCGATTGCGCGCGGTGTGGCAGCACCGCCCCGCGTGGCCGGATCGCCTCCGGCGTCACATGCCGACGCGATGGCCGGTCCACGCGCGAACCCGCCCGACGAAGCCATCGCCGAGCTCGCGCGTTGTACGACGGAACTCGACGAAGTGCTGCGCAGGCACCGCAGCGCGACGGTCGGGGCGGTGGCCGGCGGGACGCTCACCGCCGACGCAGCTCTCCTTCGCGTCGAAACGGTTCGAAACCTCGAAGCCCTGTCGCAGCACGCCTGGCGCGCTGCGCTTCATCTTGTCGGTCGGGGCTAA
- a CDS encoding DUF417 family protein, giving the protein MKARFNVAESGGGSYRLLAILRWVMVVIFVSFGMQKFTLQSAQGIAQFISNSPFVSWLSLFGLRGEAYFLGVVEFAIAALLAAGAFIPILSAVGSLMGVVTFAITWSFFFTTPGVVIWSISTDPMAWNLAGEFLFKDIVLFCVCLVLFLASLPKSLVQSRTD; this is encoded by the coding sequence ATGAAAGCGCGGTTCAATGTCGCCGAAAGCGGAGGCGGCTCTTATCGTCTTTTGGCTATCCTGCGTTGGGTCATGGTTGTCATCTTCGTATCGTTCGGCATGCAAAAATTCACGTTGCAGTCGGCCCAAGGCATCGCTCAATTCATCAGCAACAGTCCATTTGTCTCGTGGTTGTCGCTGTTCGGCCTCAGGGGAGAAGCTTACTTCCTTGGTGTTGTCGAATTTGCCATTGCCGCATTGCTTGCGGCAGGTGCTTTCATCCCGATCCTGTCAGCCGTGGGTTCGCTGATGGGCGTGGTCACGTTCGCGATTACGTGGTCATTCTTCTTCACGACACCCGGGGTCGTCATATGGAGCATATCGACGGACCCTATGGCCTGGAATCTCGCAGGCGAGTTTCTGTTCAAGGATATCGTATTGTTTTGCGTCTGCCTCGTCTTGTTCCTGGCCTCGCTGCCGAAGTCTCTTGTCCAATCACGAACGGACTAG
- a CDS encoding VOC family protein: protein MNTPSATHMKASVEVITLPVSDVDRTLQFYVDKVGFTLDVDYAPNNAFRVVQFTPPGSGCSVQIGRGITDAPAGSVRNIYLVVTDLEAVRSRLLERGVDIGDIRHKTPIDAWDGGFAPGLDPVRRDYASFADFSDPDGNRWVLQERGYRDV from the coding sequence ATGAACACACCAAGCGCAACGCACATGAAGGCTTCAGTCGAGGTGATCACGTTGCCGGTAAGCGACGTCGATCGAACGCTGCAGTTTTATGTCGACAAGGTCGGCTTTACGCTCGACGTCGACTATGCGCCGAACAATGCCTTTCGCGTCGTACAGTTCACGCCGCCGGGCTCCGGCTGCTCGGTACAGATCGGTCGCGGAATCACCGACGCGCCCGCGGGATCGGTTCGCAACATTTATCTCGTCGTGACTGACCTCGAGGCTGTTCGGAGCCGCCTGCTTGAACGTGGCGTCGATATCGGCGACATCCGCCACAAGACACCCATCGACGCGTGGGACGGAGGTTTCGCCCCCGGACTCGATCCCGTGCGACGGGACTACGCCAGCTTCGCGGATTTCTCGGACCCGGATGGCAACCGTTGGGTGTTGCAGGAACGAGGATACCGCGACGTGTGA
- a CDS encoding MOSC and FAD-binding oxidoreductase domain-containing protein: protein MARLLSVNVGLPRDIEWKGRTVHTGIWKHPVNGRCWVGRLNLEGDGQGDLAGHGGEQRAVFVYQIESYHYWQEQLKRSDFLHGQFGENFTVEGLADDTVCIGDRYRIGSALFEVTQPRVTCYRVGIRTNEPRMPALLTSSGRPGFYFRVLKEGEVGATDDIVKVGEANERMTVAEINALLYSPHHPRDRLQRALRIEALSPGWRWSFQALLQNQTAGGDGGNAGLAPTAALHPVVPGFRPLTVTAIDQESADVLSLSMHDPDAKPLAPALPGQYVVLRLRQDGGGPPILRSYSLSGLVSAERYRISVKIEPGGLAGTYLQEHVRVGDVLEVSSPRGSFILQPAERPVVLLSAGIGVTPVLAMLYALAETRSTRPVLWLHTARDRQHHPFAAEVRRLMLALAHGRSYVCYSRPGPQERVGEDFDAAGRLSQSILDGIGIPREADVYLCGPVRFMADMKEALAASGIAPERINAEIFNGSEPMTPGIVGGAARAPHLPSDDANTGPLVSFARSGIAAHWKGSAYQSILELAEACDVPVRWSCRTGVCHNCESGLISGVVAYGPQPLDKPAAGNLLICCSQPAGDVVIDL, encoded by the coding sequence ATGGCGCGACTGCTATCGGTGAACGTCGGACTTCCGCGCGACATCGAGTGGAAGGGACGCACCGTGCATACCGGAATCTGGAAACATCCGGTCAACGGGCGATGCTGGGTCGGCCGGTTGAATCTGGAAGGAGACGGTCAAGGCGACCTGGCCGGCCACGGGGGGGAGCAGCGAGCCGTCTTCGTCTATCAGATCGAATCCTATCACTATTGGCAGGAGCAGCTCAAAAGGAGCGACTTCCTGCACGGGCAGTTCGGCGAGAACTTCACGGTCGAAGGATTGGCCGACGATACCGTTTGCATCGGCGACCGATATCGGATCGGCAGCGCACTGTTCGAGGTCACGCAACCGCGCGTCACCTGCTATCGCGTCGGCATTCGGACCAATGAGCCGCGGATGCCAGCATTGCTGACCTCCAGCGGACGGCCAGGATTCTACTTCCGCGTTCTGAAGGAAGGCGAGGTCGGCGCCACCGACGACATCGTGAAGGTCGGTGAGGCGAACGAGCGAATGACGGTTGCAGAGATCAATGCGCTACTTTATTCGCCCCACCATCCACGTGATCGATTGCAGCGCGCATTGCGGATCGAGGCGCTCTCTCCCGGATGGCGCTGGTCGTTCCAGGCATTGCTGCAGAACCAGACGGCCGGCGGAGACGGTGGCAATGCGGGTCTCGCGCCGACAGCCGCCTTGCACCCCGTTGTACCGGGATTTCGACCGCTCACGGTCACCGCGATCGATCAGGAATCGGCAGACGTCCTTTCCCTGTCGATGCATGATCCGGACGCCAAGCCGTTGGCCCCGGCTCTGCCAGGTCAATACGTCGTGCTGCGCCTTCGACAAGATGGCGGCGGCCCGCCGATCCTTCGCAGCTACTCGCTCTCGGGTCTGGTTTCGGCGGAGCGTTATCGGATCAGCGTGAAGATCGAGCCGGGTGGGCTTGCCGGGACTTACCTGCAGGAGCATGTCCGGGTAGGCGATGTTCTTGAGGTCAGCTCGCCGCGCGGAAGCTTCATCCTGCAGCCGGCGGAGCGTCCCGTGGTGTTGCTCAGCGCGGGAATTGGAGTGACGCCCGTTCTGGCGATGTTGTATGCGCTGGCGGAAACTCGCTCCACACGGCCAGTGCTGTGGCTGCATACGGCTCGCGACCGGCAGCATCATCCATTCGCCGCCGAAGTCCGCCGCCTGATGCTCGCGCTTGCTCACGGCCGCAGCTATGTTTGCTACAGCAGGCCCGGCCCACAAGAACGGGTGGGCGAGGACTTTGACGCCGCCGGCCGCCTGTCGCAATCGATCTTGGATGGGATCGGCATCCCGCGAGAGGCGGACGTCTATCTCTGCGGGCCTGTTCGCTTCATGGCGGACATGAAGGAGGCGCTCGCGGCCTCGGGCATAGCGCCAGAGCGGATCAATGCCGAAATCTTCAACGGCAGCGAGCCGATGACTCCCGGTATCGTCGGCGGAGCGGCGCGAGCCCCGCATCTTCCCAGCGACGACGCCAACACCGGTCCGCTGGTGTCGTTCGCGCGAAGTGGTATCGCCGCGCACTGGAAGGGGTCGGCCTATCAGAGCATCTTGGAGCTGGCCGAGGCGTGCGACGTCCCGGTCCGTTGGTCGTGCCGGACGGGCGTTTGTCACAATTGTGAAAGCGGCTTGATCTCGGGCGTCGTCGCCTATGGCCCGCAACCGCTCGACAAGCCCGCCGCCGGCAACCTCTTAATCTGCTGCTCGCAACCGGCTGGCGACGTCGTCATCGATTTGTGA
- a CDS encoding DUF427 domain-containing protein, producing the protein MILLFEAGRYPVAYFPEADVAPRVPERADIDESALTPVKLQTFCPYKGLCSYYSIDDARQAAWSYPDAYPEVDRIANLVSFEPDIVMVHLDGMQLHLEPGQAVVPHGPDRNLDLAELERAPGGGPAAATGD; encoded by the coding sequence GTGATTCTGCTATTCGAGGCTGGGCGCTACCCCGTCGCCTACTTCCCCGAGGCCGACGTCGCTCCGCGCGTGCCGGAGCGCGCCGACATCGATGAGTCCGCCCTCACGCCCGTGAAGCTCCAGACCTTCTGTCCCTACAAGGGGCTCTGCAGCTATTACTCCATCGATGACGCGCGGCAGGCGGCGTGGTCGTATCCTGACGCTTATCCCGAGGTTGACCGTATCGCCAACCTGGTGTCGTTTGAACCGGACATCGTCATGGTGCATCTCGACGGCATGCAGCTCCATCTCGAGCCGGGTCAGGCTGTGGTGCCGCACGGTCCCGATAGAAACCTCGATCTTGCCGAACTGGAGCGAGCACCCGGCGGCGGGCCCGCAGCGGCTACCGGCGACTAG